The following are encoded together in the Streptomyces asoensis genome:
- a CDS encoding DUF4913 domain-containing protein: MSGTAEGSEEPEFYFADVFVFVSDYLAQMIRRRVNGSSATWCPRWWEHPEAGARLSALWLAWEHLRQDPALGMSTWWLHHADPHLRVLMDADSGPFAACSPKDGHTAYPFDPLPVDPRPE; the protein is encoded by the coding sequence ATGTCCGGCACCGCAGAGGGCTCCGAGGAGCCGGAGTTCTACTTCGCGGACGTCTTCGTCTTCGTCTCCGACTATCTCGCGCAGATGATCCGCCGCCGGGTCAACGGCAGTTCGGCGACCTGGTGCCCCAGGTGGTGGGAGCACCCCGAGGCCGGTGCCCGTCTGTCGGCGCTCTGGCTGGCCTGGGAGCATCTGCGCCAGGACCCGGCGCTGGGCATGTCCACGTGGTGGCTGCACCACGCCGATCCGCATCTGCGGGTGCTGATGGACGCCGACTCGGGCCCGTTCGCGGCCTGCTCGCCCAAGGACGGGCATACGGCGTACCCGTTCGACCCGCTGCCGGTGGACCCGCGTCCGGAGTGA
- a CDS encoding TrbC/VirB2 family protein → MYQAAGTTLNDMFGQIEDILRNAGTMVAVIALLILGIRMLLSMKRGDGMREAFQGFGMIALAALIIGGAGGLAGVLIGLGSQIGGGN, encoded by the coding sequence ATGTACCAGGCCGCCGGTACGACCCTGAACGACATGTTCGGGCAGATCGAGGACATCCTGCGCAACGCGGGCACCATGGTCGCCGTCATCGCCCTGCTCATCCTCGGCATCCGCATGCTCCTGTCGATGAAGCGCGGCGACGGCATGCGCGAGGCCTTCCAGGGGTTCGGCATGATCGCGCTGGCCGCCCTGATCATCGGTGGCGCCGGTGGTCTCGCGGGCGTCCTGATCGGCCTCGGCAGCCAGATCGGCGGCGGCAACTGA
- a CDS encoding pyridoxamine 5'-phosphate oxidase family protein, with the protein MAAYPQDPGSPDAPYLAFWRERHLCTLTTPRADGSPHVVPVGVTYEPEARLARVIADKASTKVRNVVAAGPEGARVAVCQVDGRRWATLEGRAHVRREPDRVAEAERRYAERYGRTPGPNPTRVVIEIELTRAMGRG; encoded by the coding sequence ATGGCCGCATACCCCCAGGACCCGGGCAGCCCGGACGCGCCGTACCTCGCCTTCTGGCGCGAACGGCATCTGTGCACACTGACCACACCACGCGCGGACGGCTCTCCGCACGTCGTTCCGGTCGGAGTGACATACGAACCCGAGGCCCGGCTCGCTCGGGTCATCGCCGACAAGGCCAGCACGAAGGTGCGCAACGTAGTGGCGGCGGGCCCGGAGGGCGCCCGGGTGGCGGTGTGCCAGGTGGACGGCCGGCGCTGGGCCACCCTCGAGGGCCGGGCGCACGTGCGCAGGGAGCCGGACCGGGTCGCGGAGGCCGAGCGCCGGTACGCCGAGCGCTACGGGCGCACGCCCGGCCCCAACCCCACGCGCGTGGTGATCGAGATCGAGCTGACCCGGGCCATGGGCCGCGGCTGA
- a CDS encoding type IV secretory system conjugative DNA transfer family protein, translating to MTAEQKKKPRAEDDWTFEIVIAVAVVLLVGAGAWLAAKIGAGYSDAPAPAGNPLTFLVDVLKGDYGWPGSAASAVAAGEAVVVGILALAAYRVRERFKKKPRVDGAAQHLAKGEELGKLTMKGAAAIAERLGVQARTPGVFIGRSVKGRQPLYGSYEDMHVDIWGPRTGKTTRRAIPAILDGPGAVLVTSNKRDIVDATRGPRTARGPVWVFDPQQVAQEEPSWWWNPLSYVTDVARARKMADHFASGSRDAGASTDAFFDPAGQDLLANLLLAAACAKAPITQIYTWLSNPKDDAPERILRGAGHAMSADGLAGVINAPDKQRSGIYGVAQQMASCLVNPEVNRWVTPPADEYAGEFDPHAFVRGGGTLYSLSREGRDSAGPLVTALTVAVVEAAEEYATTQRGGRLPLPLVGVLDEAANVCRWRSLPDLYSHYGSRGIILMTILQSWAQGIEVWGERGMEKLWSAANVRVYGGGVSDTRFLGDLSELAGDFELREYQTSRESEFGGWSGARSISESTRRERVLHVSDLGAMPPGRALVLASGTKPVLVETVPWWEGGYAAEVQASLKKYDPGAR from the coding sequence GTGACCGCAGAACAGAAGAAGAAGCCCCGCGCCGAGGACGACTGGACCTTCGAGATCGTCATCGCGGTCGCCGTCGTGCTGCTCGTCGGGGCCGGTGCCTGGCTGGCCGCGAAGATCGGGGCCGGGTACTCCGACGCGCCCGCGCCGGCCGGCAACCCGCTGACGTTCCTCGTCGACGTGCTCAAGGGCGACTACGGCTGGCCGGGTTCCGCGGCCAGCGCCGTCGCGGCCGGGGAGGCGGTGGTGGTCGGGATCCTCGCCCTCGCCGCCTACCGGGTGCGGGAGCGGTTCAAGAAGAAGCCCAGGGTGGACGGGGCCGCCCAGCACCTCGCGAAGGGCGAGGAGCTCGGCAAGCTGACCATGAAGGGCGCGGCGGCCATCGCCGAGCGGCTCGGCGTGCAGGCCCGCACGCCCGGCGTGTTCATCGGACGGTCCGTCAAGGGGCGCCAGCCGCTGTACGGGTCCTACGAGGACATGCACGTCGACATCTGGGGTCCGCGGACCGGCAAGACGACCCGGCGGGCCATCCCCGCCATCCTCGACGGGCCGGGCGCCGTCCTCGTCACCTCCAACAAGCGGGACATCGTCGACGCCACCCGGGGCCCGCGGACCGCGCGCGGACCGGTCTGGGTGTTCGACCCGCAGCAGGTGGCGCAGGAGGAGCCGAGCTGGTGGTGGAACCCGCTGTCGTACGTCACCGACGTGGCGCGGGCCCGCAAGATGGCCGACCACTTCGCCAGCGGCTCGCGGGACGCAGGCGCCTCCACCGACGCCTTCTTCGACCCGGCGGGCCAGGACCTGCTCGCCAACCTGCTGCTCGCCGCCGCCTGCGCCAAGGCGCCGATCACCCAGATCTACACCTGGCTGTCCAACCCCAAGGACGACGCCCCGGAGCGGATCCTGCGCGGCGCCGGGCACGCGATGTCCGCGGACGGCCTCGCCGGTGTCATCAACGCTCCCGACAAGCAGCGCAGCGGCATCTACGGCGTCGCCCAGCAGATGGCGTCCTGCCTGGTCAACCCCGAGGTCAACCGGTGGGTCACGCCCCCGGCCGACGAGTACGCCGGCGAGTTCGACCCGCACGCGTTCGTCCGCGGCGGCGGGACCCTGTACTCGCTGAGCCGGGAGGGCCGCGACTCCGCGGGGCCGCTCGTGACCGCGCTGACCGTGGCCGTCGTCGAGGCCGCCGAGGAGTACGCCACCACCCAGCGCGGCGGCCGGCTGCCGCTGCCCCTCGTCGGTGTCCTCGACGAGGCGGCCAACGTGTGCCGCTGGCGGTCCCTGCCCGACCTGTACTCGCACTACGGCTCGCGCGGCATCATCCTCATGACGATCCTCCAGTCCTGGGCCCAGGGGATCGAGGTGTGGGGCGAGCGCGGCATGGAGAAGCTGTGGTCCGCCGCGAACGTCCGCGTCTACGGCGGTGGCGTGTCCGACACCCGCTTCCTGGGCGACCTGAGCGAGCTGGCCGGCGACTTCGAGCTGCGCGAGTACCAGACGAGCCGTGAGTCGGAGTTCGGCGGCTGGTCCGGCGCCCGCTCGATCAGCGAGTCCACGCGCCGTGAACGCGTCCTGCACGTCTCCGATCTCGGCGCGATGCCGCCGGGCCGGGCCCTGGTCCTCGCCTCCGGCACCAAGCCGGTCCTGGTCGAGACGGTCCCGTGGTGGGAGGGCGGGTACGCCGCCGAGGTCCAGGCCTCGCTGAAGAAGTACGACCCCGGGGCGCGCTGA
- a CDS encoding helix-turn-helix transcriptional regulator, with protein sequence MKAPPHPHHGVENLCAAGTDLYEQALRAGRVKARDAEAAAPCLLSFGLLHPVVDDPDLLEPVSPALALHRLLRASGSRIADERRREERLATLFEPLMRITGTRTAGPDPASLRLLSGTEQINGAITEATDEATDELLCIQPNVHYSGPRGETAQTVAMARDQALLDRGCRIRTLYQHTQRHQPLVLARYEQLRGDVEARTLDEVTDRLIVIDGTVAFIPAGEDGRLALEVRHPALLTYFTITFDRLWRLATPMYPQAVHRQSFNGVTPRQQAIAALLVEGHTDAVIADRLGMNVRTARVHIAKLATTLGSESRAQLGYLIGRSGILDREQGRNPAPGQETEPGQDPPPAPED encoded by the coding sequence GTGAAGGCGCCGCCGCACCCCCACCACGGCGTGGAGAACCTGTGCGCCGCGGGCACGGATCTCTACGAACAGGCTCTGCGGGCCGGACGCGTCAAGGCGCGGGATGCCGAGGCGGCGGCCCCCTGTCTGCTCTCCTTCGGCCTGCTGCACCCCGTCGTGGACGACCCCGACCTGCTCGAGCCCGTGTCCCCGGCCCTCGCCCTGCACCGGCTGCTGCGCGCCTCGGGCAGCCGCATCGCCGACGAACGGCGCCGCGAGGAACGCCTGGCGACCCTGTTCGAACCCCTCATGCGGATCACCGGCACCCGCACCGCCGGCCCCGACCCCGCCTCCCTGCGCCTCCTCAGCGGCACCGAGCAGATCAACGGGGCCATCACCGAGGCCACGGACGAGGCGACGGACGAACTGCTCTGCATCCAGCCCAACGTCCACTACAGCGGCCCCCGCGGCGAGACGGCCCAGACCGTCGCCATGGCCCGCGACCAGGCCCTGCTCGACCGGGGCTGCCGCATCCGCACGCTCTACCAGCACACCCAGCGCCACCAGCCCCTCGTCCTGGCCCGCTACGAGCAGCTGCGCGGCGACGTCGAGGCGCGCACCCTCGACGAGGTCACCGACCGCCTCATCGTCATCGACGGCACGGTCGCCTTCATCCCCGCCGGCGAGGACGGCAGGCTGGCCCTGGAGGTCCGCCACCCGGCCCTGCTGACCTACTTCACCATCACCTTCGACCGGCTCTGGCGGCTCGCCACCCCGATGTACCCCCAGGCGGTCCACCGCCAGTCCTTCAACGGCGTGACACCCCGGCAGCAGGCCATCGCCGCCCTCCTCGTCGAAGGGCACACCGACGCCGTCATCGCCGACCGCCTCGGCATGAACGTGCGCACCGCCCGCGTCCACATCGCCAAGCTCGCCACCACCCTCGGAAGCGAGAGCCGCGCCCAACTCGGCTACCTCATAGGGCGGTCGGGGATCCTTGACCGGGAACAGGGCCGGAACCCGGCGCCGGGGCAGGAGACGGAACCGGGTCAGGACCCGCCCCCGGCGCCGGAAGACTGA
- a CDS encoding sugar ABC transporter substrate-binding protein: protein MRRIAIAVVASTMSLSLAGCGMLGASENSSSATPTRSNDITVGVLMPEETNTRYAEFDYPIIKKKVAELTENKGTTDYANAGGEAKTQNTQMQKMIDDKVDVILLDAVDSKEIAAMVQKAKDANIPVIAYDRLAQGPIDGYVSFDNELVGEVQGRTLVEAITNVQASDKIVMVNGSPTDPNAAQFKAGALSELNGRVTVAKSYDTDKWSPDVAQAEMSKAIEALGVSNIAGVYSANDAMAGGIIKALKAAGVNDSELPPITGQDAELAAVQRIISGEQFMSVYKPYPGEAEAAAEAAVAKVQGRDIQFDALTRDKVDSPTDKNIPAKLVPVVALTKDNIKSTVIADGIYKVSDICTPKFKAACQALKLL, encoded by the coding sequence ATGCGTCGTATCGCCATAGCTGTGGTCGCCTCCACGATGTCCCTCTCGCTCGCCGGATGCGGGATGCTGGGGGCCTCGGAGAACAGCAGCAGTGCGACACCGACCCGGAGCAACGACATCACGGTGGGCGTCCTGATGCCGGAGGAGACCAACACCCGGTACGCGGAGTTCGACTACCCCATCATCAAGAAGAAGGTCGCCGAGCTCACCGAGAACAAGGGCACGACCGACTACGCGAACGCCGGCGGGGAAGCCAAGACGCAGAACACCCAGATGCAGAAGATGATCGACGACAAGGTCGACGTCATCCTGCTGGACGCCGTCGACTCGAAGGAGATCGCGGCGATGGTGCAGAAGGCCAAGGACGCCAACATCCCCGTCATCGCGTACGACCGCCTGGCCCAGGGCCCGATCGACGGGTACGTCTCCTTCGACAACGAGCTGGTCGGCGAGGTGCAGGGCCGCACCCTGGTGGAGGCCATCACCAACGTCCAGGCCAGCGACAAGATCGTCATGGTGAACGGCTCGCCCACCGACCCGAACGCGGCGCAGTTCAAGGCGGGCGCGCTCTCCGAGCTCAACGGCCGGGTCACGGTGGCGAAGTCGTACGACACCGACAAGTGGAGCCCGGACGTCGCCCAGGCCGAGATGTCGAAGGCGATAGAGGCGCTGGGCGTGTCCAACATCGCCGGTGTCTACTCCGCGAACGACGCCATGGCCGGCGGCATCATCAAGGCCCTGAAGGCCGCGGGTGTCAACGACTCCGAGCTGCCCCCGATCACCGGGCAGGACGCGGAGCTGGCGGCCGTGCAGCGCATCATCAGCGGCGAGCAGTTCATGAGCGTCTACAAGCCGTACCCGGGTGAGGCCGAGGCCGCCGCCGAGGCCGCCGTCGCCAAGGTGCAGGGCCGTGACATCCAGTTCGACGCGCTGACCCGTGACAAGGTCGACAGCCCGACGGACAAGAACATCCCGGCCAAGCTGGTGCCCGTGGTCGCGCTGACGAAGGACAACATCAAGTCGACCGTCATCGCCGACGGCATCTACAAGGTCTCCGACATCTGCACGCCCAAGTTCAAGGCCGCCTGCCAGGCCCTCAAGCTCCTCTGA
- a CDS encoding peptidoglycan DD-metalloendopeptidase family protein: protein MVAPAVLAAASKAAKVAKAAKAAKAAAQGGGDKGGGNKNNKWMWMVGGIGCLPIAGVGTLIMILVGSMIGGVGAGAAAASCGDYADNANAGNTGDAAATNPVMPAGKMYMPSETARNEIPPKMILAAMRAAARYDGLDWTLIAGQMYQETKYGQDPSAAPGGANSLGYMGILQFGKPAWKDYGADGNADGTKDLYNIDDAAWAAANFLHAKKAETAPFKALQVYSGSTAANTIYPRVVLTQAARYRGALTGDQALIKRWYAHLKETIEKNPGFPTLGKQSDIPEPVGNNAQPGSALSIKATPARSWSTPALDDAGGGSTTAMSLAAYSTDFSGGDAGYATTVSFPLAKQPTTGKDWQWPMKQGTYTIGTPYHQNGRMWSLGYHTGLDLVASSGTPIYAPADGKVVHAGPGGSYGNMTKIEHAGGVITLYGHQTSIKVSVGQSVKRGQQIGTVGATGNVTGPHLHWEVLVPGVDNPFVGGQDQGPGMVDPDEWMKGKVTANPDYGTVPGSDESSRDAQYADCAEENGGAAVAPDGAGASGVLPDADDPVIRAVLGWAQRGIGVPYVFGAPRLQGQNPTSFDCSSFTQWAYYMASGGKINIGTTTYTQEPYLKKYEVSLSEAQPGDVIFFRPEAGHSGHVALVWDPKGHKILHAPRPGKSVEFSKWDYQDKITGVYRVPIPAGTNAVEGNGKDSGTKA from the coding sequence ATGGTTGCACCAGCGGTACTGGCCGCCGCCAGCAAAGCGGCGAAGGTCGCCAAGGCCGCGAAGGCGGCGAAGGCGGCTGCCCAGGGCGGCGGCGACAAGGGCGGCGGCAACAAGAACAACAAGTGGATGTGGATGGTCGGCGGCATCGGCTGCCTGCCCATCGCCGGCGTCGGCACGCTCATCATGATCCTGGTCGGAAGCATGATCGGCGGGGTGGGAGCGGGTGCCGCGGCGGCGTCCTGCGGTGACTACGCCGACAACGCCAACGCCGGCAACACCGGTGACGCCGCGGCCACCAACCCGGTCATGCCGGCCGGCAAGATGTACATGCCGAGCGAGACGGCGCGCAACGAGATACCGCCGAAGATGATCCTCGCCGCGATGCGTGCCGCCGCCCGCTACGACGGGCTCGACTGGACGCTCATCGCCGGGCAGATGTACCAGGAGACCAAGTACGGCCAGGACCCCTCGGCCGCGCCCGGCGGCGCGAACTCCCTCGGCTACATGGGCATCCTCCAGTTCGGCAAGCCGGCTTGGAAGGACTACGGCGCCGACGGCAACGCCGACGGCACGAAGGACCTGTACAACATCGACGACGCGGCCTGGGCCGCCGCCAACTTCCTGCACGCCAAGAAGGCCGAGACCGCTCCTTTCAAGGCTCTCCAGGTCTACTCCGGCTCCACGGCCGCCAACACGATCTATCCACGGGTCGTCCTCACCCAGGCCGCCCGGTACCGCGGGGCGCTCACCGGGGACCAGGCGCTCATCAAGCGCTGGTACGCGCACCTGAAGGAGACCATCGAGAAGAACCCCGGCTTTCCCACCCTGGGGAAGCAGTCGGACATCCCGGAGCCGGTCGGCAACAACGCCCAGCCCGGCTCCGCACTCAGTATCAAGGCGACCCCGGCCCGCTCCTGGTCGACCCCGGCACTGGACGACGCCGGTGGCGGCAGCACCACCGCGATGTCCCTCGCCGCGTACAGCACCGACTTCAGCGGCGGCGACGCCGGCTACGCGACGACCGTGTCCTTCCCCCTTGCCAAGCAACCCACGACCGGCAAGGACTGGCAGTGGCCGATGAAGCAGGGCACCTACACGATCGGCACCCCGTACCACCAGAACGGCCGCATGTGGAGCCTCGGTTACCACACAGGTCTTGACCTGGTGGCCTCCAGCGGTACCCCGATCTACGCCCCGGCCGACGGAAAGGTCGTCCACGCAGGCCCCGGCGGCTCCTACGGCAACATGACGAAGATCGAGCACGCGGGCGGCGTCATCACGCTCTACGGCCACCAGACCTCGATCAAGGTGTCCGTCGGGCAGTCCGTCAAGCGTGGTCAGCAGATCGGTACGGTCGGCGCGACGGGCAACGTCACGGGGCCGCACCTGCACTGGGAAGTCCTCGTTCCGGGTGTGGACAACCCGTTCGTGGGCGGCCAGGACCAGGGCCCGGGCATGGTCGACCCCGACGAGTGGATGAAGGGCAAGGTCACCGCCAACCCCGACTACGGCACCGTCCCCGGATCCGACGAGAGCAGCCGGGACGCGCAGTACGCCGACTGCGCCGAGGAGAACGGCGGCGCCGCGGTGGCGCCGGACGGCGCGGGCGCCTCCGGTGTCCTCCCGGACGCCGACGACCCGGTCATCCGCGCCGTCCTGGGCTGGGCGCAGCGCGGGATCGGCGTCCCGTACGTGTTCGGCGCCCCGCGTCTCCAGGGGCAGAACCCGACCAGTTTCGACTGCTCCAGCTTCACGCAGTGGGCCTACTACATGGCCAGCGGCGGGAAGATCAACATCGGTACGACGACCTACACGCAGGAGCCCTACCTCAAGAAGTACGAGGTGTCGCTGTCCGAGGCCCAGCCCGGTGACGTGATCTTCTTCCGGCCGGAAGCCGGTCACTCGGGCCACGTGGCCCTGGTCTGGGACCCCAAGGGCCACAAGATCCTCCACGCCCCGCGTCCGGGCAAGTCGGTCGAGTTCAGCAAGTGGGACTACCAGGACAAGATCACCGGCGTCTACCGGGTCCCCATTCCCGCGGGCACGAACGCGGTCGAGGGCAACGGCAAGGACAGCGGAACGAAGGCATGA
- a CDS encoding helix-turn-helix transcriptional regulator, whose translation MAGHGTEQHPHGADRLCEAGDRVYSRAVRRGRVARTDAEPVPCLLELALLHPDPDDMDWLVPTSPQEVMTRLLRGLYDEVSASRRRMGSAVAAFEWYAGLGGPARGAAAGEGAAIRVLDGASRIQAALDAATEACTAEVLTVQPGGIRREHELSEGLHRALELRGRGVRMRDIYNHVARHGQGLLTYLELMGDAVEARTLDEVIDRLILFDRTVAFIPANTDRTMALELRHPALVSYLVTVFERLWRLAVPLTAPLPETRIEGISHREQSIAALLAEGHQDAVIAERLGISVRTCRAHIARLSETLGAASRTQLGVRIAQVGLDRPSGEADPPPVSLPAPGAGPDPVPSPAPAPGSGPVPGQGSPTAL comes from the coding sequence ATGGCCGGGCACGGGACGGAGCAGCATCCACACGGTGCCGACCGACTGTGCGAGGCCGGGGACCGGGTGTACTCCCGGGCCGTGCGGCGCGGCCGGGTGGCGCGGACCGACGCCGAGCCGGTCCCGTGTCTCCTGGAACTCGCCCTGCTGCACCCCGACCCCGACGACATGGACTGGCTGGTGCCGACCTCTCCTCAGGAGGTCATGACCCGGCTGCTGCGCGGTCTGTACGACGAGGTGAGCGCGAGCCGTCGGCGGATGGGCTCGGCGGTCGCCGCCTTCGAGTGGTACGCGGGCCTGGGCGGGCCGGCCCGGGGCGCGGCGGCCGGTGAGGGCGCCGCGATCCGTGTCCTGGACGGCGCCTCGCGCATCCAGGCGGCCCTGGACGCGGCGACCGAGGCGTGCACGGCCGAGGTGCTCACCGTGCAGCCCGGCGGCATCCGGCGTGAGCACGAGCTGTCGGAGGGCCTGCACCGGGCGCTGGAGCTGCGCGGCCGGGGTGTGCGCATGCGGGACATCTACAACCACGTGGCCCGGCACGGTCAGGGCCTGCTGACCTATCTGGAGCTGATGGGCGACGCGGTGGAGGCCCGCACGCTGGACGAGGTCATCGACCGGCTGATCCTGTTCGACCGCACGGTCGCCTTCATCCCGGCCAACACCGACCGCACGATGGCCCTGGAGCTGCGTCACCCGGCGCTGGTGTCCTACCTGGTGACGGTCTTCGAGCGGCTCTGGCGGCTGGCGGTCCCGCTGACCGCGCCGCTGCCGGAGACCCGTATCGAGGGCATCTCCCACCGTGAGCAGTCCATCGCCGCCCTGCTGGCGGAGGGTCATCAGGACGCCGTCATCGCCGAGCGGCTCGGGATCAGCGTGCGCACCTGCCGGGCGCACATCGCCCGTCTCTCGGAGACCCTGGGCGCGGCCAGCCGCACCCAGTTGGGGGTGCGGATCGCGCAGGTCGGGCTGGACCGGCCGTCCGGGGAGGCGGATCCGCCGCCGGTCAGTCTTCCGGCGCCGGGGGCGGGTCCTGACCCGGTTCCGTCTCCTGCCCCGGCGCCGGGTTCCGGCCCTGTTCCCGGTCAAGGATCCCCGACCGCCCTATGA
- a CDS encoding helix-turn-helix transcriptional regulator — protein sequence MEFALLHADPDDANWLRPVPPSIALSQLLNPIEHEITRRRRLSVELADAFEPFMTLSAQPTPTTHSITVLEGIDRINAALDLATSQCQTEMLTVQPSRRRLEHTLVQGLERDRPLIDRGCRIRTLYQHTARYSPETLGYVSQFTDGKVEYRTIDELVERLIICDETVAFIPTRDDGQVALELRHPGLVRYLIKVFEFMWGRAVPLATGAPYETAPDGITDIQHSIAKLLVEGHVDEAIARRLGMNVRTCRAHIAKLATALGSGSRAQLGFLIAQSGILRQEP from the coding sequence ATGGAGTTCGCCCTGCTCCACGCGGACCCCGACGACGCGAACTGGCTACGTCCCGTGCCCCCGTCGATCGCACTGTCCCAGCTGCTCAACCCGATCGAGCACGAGATCACCCGGCGTCGCCGACTGTCGGTGGAGCTCGCCGACGCTTTCGAGCCGTTCATGACCCTCAGCGCCCAGCCGACGCCGACCACACACTCGATCACGGTGCTGGAGGGCATCGACCGGATCAACGCGGCACTCGATCTGGCCACCTCCCAGTGCCAGACCGAGATGCTCACCGTCCAGCCCAGCCGCAGGCGCCTGGAACACACCCTCGTCCAGGGCCTCGAACGCGACAGACCGCTCATCGACCGCGGCTGCCGCATCCGGACCCTCTACCAGCACACGGCCCGGTACAGCCCCGAGACGCTCGGCTACGTCTCGCAGTTCACCGACGGCAAGGTGGAGTACCGCACCATCGACGAACTCGTGGAGCGGCTCATCATCTGCGACGAGACCGTCGCCTTCATCCCCACCCGGGACGACGGCCAGGTCGCCCTCGAACTCCGTCACCCGGGGCTCGTCCGCTACCTGATCAAGGTCTTCGAGTTCATGTGGGGCCGCGCGGTCCCCCTGGCCACCGGCGCACCCTACGAGACCGCGCCCGACGGCATCACGGACATCCAGCACTCCATCGCCAAGCTCCTCGTCGAGGGGCACGTCGACGAGGCCATCGCCCGCCGGCTGGGCATGAACGTCCGCACCTGCCGGGCCCACATCGCCAAACTCGCCACCGCGCTCGGCAGCGGCAGCCGCGCCCAGCTCGGCTTCCTCATCGCCCAGTCGGGGATCCTCCGGCAGGAACCCTGA
- a CDS encoding conjugal transfer protein yields MTDHNSPAGAVGEGQPSGQPGPFGPSQQPPQHAWQGQGNQAPAPQQPSAPQQPQPLPSDAARAQVAAAWVRSTPRAGQAAVPSLPPRETRPQGESKKEKRERERAARKAAYEQKKAEKEQRKRGGAARPAAATAPSPSSAPTAQHAPVSQHTPVHGHQAAAPAPSAASPAPAPGAGSTAPAGGGLHPGHPGHSVPKPLPARDFDVPKPGGRISGGGRRTHVALRATLLITTCVFALGSCGVMGLVIGKSSGTTTAGLDASDANRYRLTEFPTEQAAAFAEQYAQLCMTFSPDTSSARRTDLARYASAGVDPDCGWSGEGTSKAVSVTWDGTAEKLPEYGDHGRYLGVQVRTEDGTLTTLTVPVYVQNLATGEGMRVSGDVGQMPLPAAADVPEVDQGDEVVDDTLSTQLQKEVLPGYFEAWGASNATAMARFLTPDATLTATTGLAGRLTAPQIGTVVALVPASAQNSKPYTYDSGQAVQVRVAVDWTDSKGVAVRRAYRMTIVNTAQGWFVKDVRGGVLDAEGGRADSDSDSATGTASPSAGSSGAPSPSAPASAPVPSSPAKPGKS; encoded by the coding sequence ATGACAGACCACAACAGCCCTGCTGGCGCGGTCGGCGAAGGCCAGCCCTCGGGGCAGCCCGGGCCCTTCGGTCCTTCCCAGCAGCCACCGCAGCACGCGTGGCAGGGGCAGGGGAACCAGGCTCCCGCCCCGCAGCAGCCTTCCGCCCCGCAGCAGCCGCAGCCACTGCCCTCCGACGCGGCCCGCGCCCAGGTCGCCGCCGCATGGGTGCGCAGCACGCCCCGTGCGGGGCAGGCCGCCGTGCCGTCGCTGCCGCCGCGCGAGACGCGGCCCCAGGGCGAGTCGAAGAAGGAGAAGCGCGAGCGCGAGCGGGCTGCGCGCAAGGCGGCGTACGAGCAGAAGAAGGCGGAGAAGGAGCAGCGCAAGCGCGGCGGTGCGGCCAGGCCCGCCGCGGCCACCGCGCCGAGCCCTTCGTCCGCTCCCACCGCCCAGCACGCTCCGGTCTCCCAGCACACTCCCGTCCACGGACACCAGGCCGCCGCACCGGCCCCGTCCGCCGCGTCGCCGGCCCCCGCGCCGGGCGCGGGCTCCACCGCCCCGGCCGGCGGCGGACTCCACCCCGGCCACCCCGGCCACTCCGTCCCGAAGCCCCTCCCCGCGCGCGACTTCGACGTGCCCAAGCCGGGTGGCCGTATCTCCGGAGGCGGACGGCGTACGCACGTCGCCCTCCGTGCCACCCTGCTGATCACGACCTGTGTCTTCGCGCTGGGCTCGTGCGGCGTGATGGGACTGGTGATCGGCAAGTCGTCCGGCACCACCACCGCCGGCCTGGACGCATCGGACGCCAACCGGTACCGCCTCACCGAGTTCCCCACCGAGCAGGCGGCGGCCTTCGCGGAGCAGTACGCGCAGCTCTGCATGACGTTCTCCCCGGACACCTCGTCCGCCCGCCGCACCGACCTGGCCCGCTATGCCTCCGCCGGTGTCGATCCCGACTGCGGCTGGAGCGGCGAGGGCACCAGCAAGGCCGTCTCCGTCACCTGGGACGGCACCGCCGAGAAGCTTCCCGAGTACGGCGACCACGGCCGCTACCTCGGGGTCCAGGTGCGTACCGAGGACGGCACGCTCACCACGCTGACCGTCCCTGTGTACGTACAGAACCTCGCGACGGGCGAGGGCATGCGCGTCTCCGGCGACGTGGGCCAGATGCCGCTGCCGGCCGCCGCGGACGTGCCCGAGGTCGACCAGGGCGACGAGGTCGTGGACGACACCTTGTCCACGCAGCTCCAGAAGGAGGTGCTGCCGGGCTACTTCGAGGCCTGGGGCGCCTCGAACGCCACGGCCATGGCCCGCTTCCTCACTCCGGACGCGACCCTGACGGCCACCACCGGCCTCGCCGGGCGCCTGACGGCCCCGCAGATCGGCACCGTCGTCGCGCTCGTCCCGGCGAGCGCCCAGAACAGCAAGCCGTACACCTACGACTCGGGGCAGGCCGTCCAGGTGCGCGTGGCCGTCGACTGGACCGACTCCAAGGGCGTCGCCGTCCGCCGGGCCTACCGGATGACGATCGTCAACACGGCGCAGGGCTGGTTCGTCAAGGACGTCCGGGGCGGGGTGCTCGACGCCGAAGGCGGCCGGGCCGACAGCGACAGCGACAGCGCGACAGGAACGGCGTCGCCCTCGGCCGGCTCCTCGGGGGCGCCCTCGCCCTCGGCACCGGCCTCGGCACCCGTCCCGTCGTCCCCGGCCAAGCCCGGCAAGTCCTGA